GGCGCAATGGTTCCCACGCGCGAGTGGGTGGGTGTTTATCAAGGAATCATTCAGAATAATGATGTGTTAATGATTTCAGCCAATTAGTTCGCTATAGATTCGCGCATTTGCTGAAACGGTTGTATATCAATGATTTCAAACATCCTCTTGTACTTGTGAACCAGTGATTAGTATAATTGTTTTGACAAATGCGAAAGCAATCGCGCACTCGAACCTTGAAAACCTCATACAGAAAAACTTCGAGAGAGCCGCAGTAGAAATCCCTTTTATTGAAGGGACTAAATTGAAACCTCTGGCAGCCTCAGCTGTTACTGCCTCTACTAGGTAGTAGAAATCCCTTTTATTGAAGGGACTAAATTGAAACTGTATACTTGGAATATACAAAGGGAGGGAAAAGTAGAAATCCCTTTTATTGAAGGGACTAAATTGAAACTAGCCGCTAACCCCGCAGCCAAATATCCCAGTCAATTCAACGACAGAGTAGAAATCCCTTTTATTGAAGGGACTAAATTGAAACTGATTCTCAAACTCTCGCTGCTGTAGAAGTTTCTGCGGTAGAAATCCCTTTTATTGAAGGGACTAAATTGAAACAAATGCGCAATGCGGGCAAGTGTGTCGTCTTTTGGGTAGAAATCCCTTTTATTGAAGGGACTAAATTGAAACGGCAGTTCGGTGGCTATCCGGAGATAAATCAGGTTTGTGTAGAAATCCCTTTTATTGAAGGGACTAAATTGAAACACGCCTTGACCAAAACTCTCCTAGCTTCTACCAGTAGAAATCCCTTTTATTGAAGGGACTAAATTGAAACTTTTCTAAGTAAAAAGAAAAACGATTTCCTGGAGTAGAAATCCCTTTTATTGAAGGGACTAAATTGAAACCTAAGATTTCTCCTTTTTTTAGAGGAAAGATTTCCGCGAGTAGAAATCCCTTTTATTGAAGGGACTAAATTGAAACTAGAAGAGCCTAGAAGACCAGGTGATGCCCTTTTAAGGTAGAAATCCCTTTTATTGAAGGGACTAAATTGAAACGTCAATGGCAGAATGCTTCCTGCACCTTCTATTTGTAGAAATCCCTTTTATTGAAGGGACTAAATTGAAACGTGGACGCTACTGCGCGATTGTGAGTCTAAAATGCGCGGTAGAAATCCCTTTTATTGAAGGGACTAAATTGAAACCGAAAACCCGGAGGACGAAAGTATCCGTAGAAGATTGTAGAAATCCCTTTTATTGAAGGGACTAAATTGAAACTTTAAGCGCGATCGCTTTTTGCAATTCCATCCCCAGTAGAAATCCCTTTTATTGAAGGGACTAAATTGAAACAGATCCAGTTTCGGCAGCGATCATTGTCCACAGAATGTAGAAATCCCTTTTATTGAAGGGACTAAATTGAAACGTAGGGGAGAGTACCTTGCGTGGCTCCCCACAAATTGGTAGAAATCCCTTTTATTGAAGGGACTAAATTGAAACGACAAACTACCTGAAACGCTCTCCCTGACGGAGTTTGTAGAAATCCCTTTTATTGAAGGGACTAAATTGAAACTTTCTGAGCGACTTTGGCTAGAACACATGCTGGAGTAGAAATCCCTTTTATTGAAGGGACTAAATTGAAACCTTCTAAAGGAACATCGAAATAATTGCATAGCACTATTTCAAAGTAGAAATCCCTTTTATTGAAGGGACTAAATTGAAACTAGGTGATGGATTACAATGCAGCCTACGTTTGCTTTCGTAGAAATCCCTTTTATTGAAGGGACTAAATTGAAACTTCCCGGTAAGGAACCTCAAAAGTGGGGTAGTGGGTAGAAATCCCTTTTATTGAAGGGACTAAATTGAAACCCCACTGGTCGGTGACAGGCTCAACCCAGCGATCGCGAGTAGAAATCCCTTTTATTGAAGGGACTAAATTGAAACAAAGCCGCATTACGCAAAGGGGACGCAGCCGCGATCGTAGAAATCCCTTTTATTGAAGGGACTAAATTGAAACAATCCAGGATTTCACCCTACCAGTGACAGCTACCAGCGTAGAAATCCCTTTTATTGAAGGGACTAAATTGAAACTGACGCGCCAGTAAATACCACTATCCCCAACTCCGGTAGAAATCCCTTTTATTGAAGGGACTAAATTGAAACTCCGGACAGCCACCGAACTGCTAACACGCAACACAGTAGAAATCCCTTTTATTGAAGGGACTAAATTGAAACGGCAACCATTTCCCCACTACTGGGCGTAGGAGTTATTACCCGTAGAAATCCCTTTTATTGAAGGGACTAAATTGAAACAAGTGAAGCGATTGTATTTGTATTGGCAAGCAAAGTAGAAATCCCTTTTATTGAAGGGACTAAATTGAAACGGGTTCGGGACGAAACCAACTGGTGACAATGATGGGTAGAAATCCCTTTTATTGAAGGGACTAAATTGAAACTTTCGATACAAAGGTATTCATCGCATTCGTACAGCTCGTAGGTAGAAATCCCTTTTATTGAAGGGACTAAATTGAAACGCGTATATCCATGAAGAAACAAGATATCTTTGTATTGTAGAAATCCCTTTTATTGAAGGGACTAAATTGAAACAATCAAGGTGCGCTTTATGGCTGGGCGGGGCAGTGCGCCAAACTGGTAGAAATCCCTTTTATTGAAGGGACTAAATTGAAACTGGCTAGCAGAAAATCCACCTGCTGCCGCTAAAGTGGTAGAAATCCCTTTTATTGAAGGGACTAAATTGAAACGTTTCTTGTACCAAATACCATTTTGAAGGGATAGGTAGAAATCCCTTTTATTGAAGGGACTAAATTGAAACTCTAAGTAAATATGCCGTCCGTCAGTTGACAAACGTAGAAATCCCTTTTATTGAAGGGACTAAATTGAAACGAACCAGCAATCCTCCCCTTTGCCTTCAAAATCGTAGAAATCCCTTTTATTGAAGGGACTAAATTGAAACGAATAATTTGGGCTAAATCAGGGGCAATTGAAGCTGTAGAAATCCCTTTTATTGAAGGGACTAAATTGAAACAGAAATAGTTAATCCTTTCGATGAAATTTTCAAACAGTAGAAATCCCTTTTATTGAAGGGACTAAATTGAAACGGCACTGAATTGCAATCCGAGACAACAGCGGCAGGTAGAAATCCCTTTTATTGAAGGGACTAAATTGAAACAGCGTGGACTCCACCAGCTACCAGTCGTCTCTCGCGGTAGAAATCCCTTTTATTGAAGGGACTAAATTGAAACCGTGGCAACTCGCGGCCTTACTGGGGGGACCGCGTAGAAATCCCTTTTATTGAAGGGACTAAATTGAAACATTATGTTTGACGCTCGTATCGCTTTTAGCTGTTTTGTAGGTAGAAATCCCTTTTATTGAAGGGACTAAATTGAAACTCAACGCCAGGAGAGAGAACTGATCCACTATGCACTGTAGAAATCCCTTTTATTGAAGGGACTAAATTGAAACCTTCCTTACCGCAAGCTCCCCCGGCATATCAAGAAGATGCACCAGAAAGTAGAAATCCCTTTTATTGAAGGGACTAAATTGAAACAATTAGTGTATATCAAAACTATATAGTTTTGCAGGTAGAAATCCCTTTTATTGAAGGGACTAAATTGAAACAGTACAAAAAACAATTCAAAAAGAAGTAACACAACAGTAGAAATCCCTTTTATTGAAGGGACTAAATTGAAACCGTGCGATCGCTGCCTAACCGAGCGGAGTGGTTGAGGGTAGAAATCCCTTTTATTGAAGGGACTAAATTGAAACGTCAGTAAAAGGCAAAAAGCATTCTCCGTACTCCTGTAGAAATCCCTTTTATTGAAGGGACTAAATTGAAACGGGATAAGTTTGATTAAGAATTGATTTGAGGCATTGAGTAGAAATCCCTTTTATTGAAGGGACTAAATTGAAACCAAGAAATAAACTGGAGCGACAAAAAGTATAAAGTAGAAATCCCTTTTATTGAAGGGACTAAATTGAAACGCCAAACGAAAACCATTGCGATCGTTTTCATAGCGCGTAGAAATCCCTTTTATTGAAGGGACTAAATTGAAACACCCAATAGTGAACTTGCTGAAGTACAATTGCTTCTTGTAGAAATCCCTTTTATTGAAGGGACTAAATTGAAACGTACCGAGGGCAGTGCTATAAACTGCATGGCTATGTAGAAATCCCTTTTATTGAAGGGACTAAATTGAAACAATTTCTTTTGGTAATGCACTGCCAATAAACGATCCAGTAGAAATCCCTTTTATTGAAGGGACTAAATTGAAACTTTCCATATCCTAACCCTCCGCGATCGCCGTGCCGTAGAAATCCCTTTTATTGAAGGGACTAAATTGAAACTACAACTTGCTGGATCTGATCGACGCCAAAGTGCGATCGCAGGTAGAAATCCCTTTTATTGAAGGGACTAAATTGAAACAAAAGATGCACGAACTTTGGACGACGAGGCGCTGGTAGAAATCCCTTTTATTGAAGGGACTAAATTGAAACTTCAGGTGAAGGGGAATTCCTTAGACTAGATTGAATGTAGAAATCCCTTTTATTGAAGGGACTAAATTGAAACAAGCCTTTTCCAAGGAGGGGATTGTTGAAGAGAGTTGGTAGAAATCCCTTTTATTGAAGGGACTAAATTGAAACAGCTCGTGCGCCACCTTCCAAAACCAGTCCTGCCTACGTAGAAATCCCTTTTATTGAAGGGACTAAATTGAAACAACTCAAGTAGGATTTACTCAAGATAATCGCGGAGTAGAAATCCCTTTTATTGAAGGGACTAAATTGAAACTTCGCTATAGTAGCTCACTTCCTATAATACAAATACAGGGGTAGAAATCCCTTTTATTGAAGGGACTAAATTGAAACCACACAGGGCGTAGGAACTCGCTAGAAACGAAGGATATAGTAGAAATCCCTTTTATTGAAGGGACTAAATTGAAACTTGAGATTGCTGACATTTCCCACTACTTCGCCAATATGTAGAAATCCCTTTTATTGAAGGGACTAAATTGAAACGATTTACTGGCGATAAATAGCCAAGTGGAATAATGTTTGTGTAGAAATCCCTTTTATTGAAGGGACTAAATTGAAACAGTACTAAGTTTCCGAATATCTCTAAAATATTCACGTAGAAATCCCTTTTATTGAAGGGACTAAATTGAAACCACTTAGGTTCTGGGGTGGGAGGTAGTAAAAAAGGTAGAAATCCCTTTTATTGAAGGGACTAAATTGAAACGACCCAATTAAATAGAAAAGCACTTGATGTACACAAGTAGAAATCCCTTTTATTGAAGGGACTAAATTGAAACCTTCAGCGCCTTGATGTTCCTGCAAGCCTCCCTAGGTAGAAATCCCTTTTATTGAAGGGACTAAATTGAAACGCGCAACAACAAGCAGGACAGGCACTACGACAATGTAGAAATCCCTTTTATTGAAGGGACTAAATTGAAACCTAAGCTTAAAAAGCTAGGAATTTTCTTCGGCACTAGAGTAGAAATCCCTTTTATTGAAGGGACTAAATTGAAACATGCGATTTGGGCAAGTTGCAGGGCAATAAAATTCTTGTAGAAATCCCTTTTATTGAAGGGACTAAATTGAAACATAAATAAAATTTGGTATTGATGTATAACTACCCGGTAGAAATCCCTTTTATTGAAGGGACTAAATTGAAACACCGCAATTCACTGCAACACAGGCACCAAAGAAGTAGAAATCCCTTTTATTGAAGGGACTAAATTGAAACCTACGCGATCGCAGCAAAAGATGGATACCCCCTGTAGAAATCCCTTTTATTGAAGGGACTAAATTGAAACACCGCGTAGTAGTAATAAGTTTTCGCAAATCATTTTGTAGAAATCCCTTTTATTGAAGGGACTAAATTGAAACAGGTAACAAGGAACGCTACTTTTGCTGGCTCCCGTAGAAATCCCTTTTATTGAAGGGACTAAATTGAAACAAGGAAATGGGGTCGATATTGAAACTGAATTGTATGTAGAAATCCCTTTTATTGAAGGGACTAAATTGAAACTTGAAACGGTTTCTTGGTGGGCGGATAAACCTGATTTGTCTCGTAGAAATCCCTTTTATTGAAGGGACTAAATTGAAACGTCGTTACCGACTCCAGGACTGGGGAGGTAAGAGTAGAAATCCCTTTTATTGAAGGGACTAAATTGAAACGCACTAGATGAATCGATTGATTTTTCAAGCTCCTCCGGGTAGAAATCCCTTTTATTGAAGGGACTAAATTGAAACATAGCCCCGCTTACGTGTACTGGCGGACAGGAGCGTAGAAATCCCTTTTATTGAAGGGACTAAATTGAAACTGTCGGTGGTATCCCAATTGCTCAGAAATTACGCAGGGTAGAAATCCCTTTTATTGAAGGGACTAAATTGAAACTTCAGTTTTTCTACTGCTTCTCTCAATTCGTTGGAGTAGAAATCCCTTTTATTGAAGGGACTAAATTGAAACGACTTTGTAAATTTTTGTGCCAGTTCGTTATTGGTAGAAATCCCTTTTATTGAAGGGACTAAATTGAAACTCTAGGTAAATATGCCGTCCATCAGTTGACAAACAATGTAGAAATCCCTTTTATTGAAGGGACTAAATTGAAACGATTCACACGCCCTGGAGCAGCAAATTGATAGATTGAGTAGAAATCCCTTTTATTGAAGGGACTAAATTGAAACAACCTCGGGCTTAGAGGATTCGCTGAGACCATAAAGAAGGTAGAAATCCCTTTTATTGAAGGGACTAAATTGAAACCTCCGATCATCTCTGAATTAAGAGCAATGCGATCTATGTAGAAATCCCTTTTATTGAAGGGACTAAATTGAAACCTCGTCGCCAGAAGTTTTTAGTATGAATTTGATATTTTCTGGTAGAAATCCCTTTTATTGAAGGGACTAAATTGAAACAGCCAGCGTATCTTCAATAGTTAGCTGCACTTCCGGTAGAAATCCCTTTTATTGAAGGGACTAAATTGAAACCATGAACAATATTAAAAATGCTAGTAGTTTTGAGTCGAAGTAGAAATCCCTTTTATTGAAGGGACTAAATTGAAACGGTTTCTTGGTGGGTGGATAGACCTGATTTATCTCCGGGTAGAAATCCCTTTTATTGAAGGGACTAAATTGAAACTAGATTTCGATACCGAATTGATATAGATCCTCCTCTCGTAGAAATCCCTTTTATTGAAGGGACTAAATTGAAACAAGTGGCACAAACAACGCAGCTTTTAATCAAATTGTAGAAATCCCTTTTATTGAAGGGACTAAATTGAAACCACAATTTAATCTCTAATCCCCTATAGAGCGATTTGTAGAAATCCCTTTTATTGAAGGGACTAAATTGAAACCGAACAGATGCTTTGCGAACAACTAAATCCTTCAGGTAGAAATCCCTTTTATTGAAGGGACTAAATTGAAACGCATTCCTGCAACAATTTGCCAAGTCGATTGCAAATAAAAAGTAGAAATCCCTTTTATTGAAGGGACTAAATTGAAACGCTGATACATGAAAATGCCAATAATGTTTTCTCGAGTAGAAATCCCTTTTATTGAAGGGACTAAATTGAAACTTTTTCCGCTCCTCTGCCAGTAAAGCCTTTGCGAAGCACTTGGAGTAGAAATCCCTTTTATTGAAGGGACTAAATTGAAACAACCGATAAATAAGTGAATCGTAAAAGCCCAGGGGTAGAAATCCCTTTTATTGAAGGGACTAAATTGAAACGCTGCAATTTGCTCAAATACGCTATTGTAATCAGATGGTAGAAATCCCTTTTATTGAAGGGACTAAATTGAAACAGATGCCCCTCCCAACCTGGCTCTCCTGGGCTTAAAGTAGAAATCCCTTTTATTGAAGGGACTAAATTGAAACCAATTCCCGCTTCCCTTATTATACATGATTTACCTGTAGAAATCCCTTTTATTGAAGGGACTAAATTGAAACTGCTATCGATTTCCCTTGGCTTAGTCTGTGATACAAAGTAGAAATCCCTTTTATTGAAGGGACTAAATTGAAACCAGACCGGGGAGTCGCGTTCAGCTAGCTTGGGAAGTAGAAATCCCTTTTATTGAAGGGACTAAATTGAAACCCCGATATCGCGTAATTCGCGATCGCTTCGTAAATCGTAGAAATCCCTTTTATTGAAGGGACTAAATTGAAACACACAAGTAGATGACGAAACAAGCGCATTTCCATATGTAGAAATCCCTTTTATTGAAGGGACTAAATTGAAATACTACGAAAAGTCGCAGTAAGCGAAAGCTTGCGATCAGTAGAAATCCCTTTTATTGAAGGGACGTTTACACTTACCTAACAAACTAGCAATATAGAAATCCCTTTCACTGGAGCAAGAAGTGTTACAAACAGCCACGTAATTGAAGAGACTGCAATGAAGTTTTACTCTAGCGCTAACTGCGGTTCTAACTCTTGAGTTGTATTCACCTCTTGGACTAAATGTTTTTCAGTGGTGAAAGCCTCAAATGCTGCTTGCTGTGCTTCTAATAAATCTACAGTTGCATCTGCAATGTCACCAGTGCGCGAAGACAAGCGATCGCGTAACACTTCTACTGGTGCTGTACAGTGGATAATCTGTAGTGGTATTTGCTGCGCTTGGGCTTCGGCGATCGCTGCATGACGGAGAGAAGTGCGATCGTACTTCGCGTCTAAAATTACGGTATAACCTTGACTTGCCAACATAATCCCCAAATCTAACAATCGCGCATAAGTTTTTTGCGTCATCTCGGCGGTATAAATTTCATCTCCACCACGTTCTAGTAGGGGAATTCCTGCTAGATGCTTGCGCACAGCATCCGAACGAATATGAATTGCACCAGTTTTACGCGCTAACTGGCGTGCGACAGTACTTTTTCCTGAACCTGATAACCCTGACATCAAAATCAGTTTACCTTGACGTGGTTTTGTATATTCCCACGCTAATTTGTAGTAAGCCGCAGCGGTTTTTGCCGCTTCTTGTTTGACTGTTTCTGGTACGCCAGGATCGTCAAGTAAGAAAGAATTGACTTTAGCACGTACATAAGCTTGACGACTGAGGTACAGTGGTAATACCTGCAAACCTTCCCAATCACCTGTTTGCTCAATATAAGTATTTAAATACGCATTGCCTAAGTCGGGACGCTGCAACATCTCTAGTTCCATCACTGCATAGGCAATATCAAACATGACATCGACAAAGCGAAACGGTTCGTTAAACTCAATGCAATCGAATAGCAAAATTTTGTCATGCCATAAACAAATATTGCGTAAGTGCAAATCGCCGTGACACTCGCGAATCCAGTCATTGGCAATTCGCTCGCTAAATAATTGCTGACGCTGCGCAAAAAAGTTATCTGTATATTTTTTCGTTTCTTCAAACTGCGATCGCGTTTGAGGACCGCTAATATACTTTACAGTCTGGTCATAATTTTCATCGATTGATTGGCGTATCTGCTCAACTTCCCCAAACTTGCGAATATAATCATTTGTAACAGTTTGCGCGTGATATTGTGCGACAACGCGCCCCAATTCTTCCATTCGAGCCTCATCGAGTTCGCCTCGCTCAAACATCGAGAGAAAAAGTGCTTCTTGCGGAAATTGTCGCATTTTCAGCACGTAC
The Chroococcidiopsis sp. TS-821 genome window above contains:
- a CDS encoding AAA family ATPase gives rise to the protein MASDNFLPPLIQQMLQPEFYPHPVKEPIELIQTHVSYVLLTGDYAYKLKKPVNFGFLNYSTLELRQHFCQEELRLNQRGAGEIYLEVLPITQEERYHLGGNGEPVEYVLKMRQFPQEALFLSMFERGELDEARMEELGRVVAQYHAQTVTNDYIRKFGEVEQIRQSIDENYDQTVKYISGPQTRSQFEETKKYTDNFFAQRQQLFSERIANDWIRECHGDLHLRNICLWHDKILLFDCIEFNEPFRFVDVMFDIAYAVMELEMLQRPDLGNAYLNTYIEQTGDWEGLQVLPLYLSRQAYVRAKVNSFLLDDPGVPETVKQEAAKTAAAYYKLAWEYTKPRQGKLILMSGLSGSGKSTVARQLARKTGAIHIRSDAVRKHLAGIPLLERGGDEIYTAEMTQKTYARLLDLGIMLASQGYTVILDAKYDRTSLRHAAIAEAQAQQIPLQIIHCTAPVEVLRDRLSSRTGDIADATVDLLEAQQAAFEAFTTEKHLVQEVNTTQELEPQLALE